In the genome of Bacteroidales bacterium, one region contains:
- the rho gene encoding transcription termination factor Rho: protein MFQHLLLLQPLLLKPLLLETPPSRPSGNNNPSERKNQPNKRWERRDKISRHIRDDEAILEMNHPIMEQDDFLPSFEFKEPASNRIVPQEAEMSIPEMGLNQEIGMSSETNMVQDNNVPAEMQRSMEAGRNDNQQQRFNKLDRNKPKEDYLWEFEGIVACEGVLEIMPDGYGFLRSADYNYLNSPDDVYVSQSQIKLFGLKTGDTIKGTIRPPKDGEKYFPLVKVESINGRTPEEIRDRIPFDYLTPLFPEKKFKLTGHPGASFSTRIIDLFSPIGKGQRGLIVSQPKTGKTVLLKEIANAIAYNHPEAYLIVLLIDERPEEVTDMQRSVRAEVIASTFDEPADRHVKIANLVLEKAKRLTECGHDVVILLDSITRLARAYNTVAPASGKVLSGGVEANALQKPKRFFGAARQIENGGSLTIIATALIETGSRMDEVIFEEFKGTGNMELQLDRKLSNKRMFPAVDIVASSTRRDDLLLEKDVLQRLWILRNHLADMNPIEAMEFLKERMKYTDTNEEFLISMNS from the coding sequence ATGTTTCAACATCTTCTGTTGTTACAACCCCTCCTGTTAAAACCCCTCCTGTTGGAAACACCACCCTCAAGGCCTTCCGGGAATAATAATCCTTCTGAGAGGAAGAATCAGCCTAACAAACGCTGGGAACGCAGAGATAAAATATCCAGGCATATCCGTGATGATGAGGCTATCCTCGAAATGAACCATCCAATCATGGAGCAGGATGATTTCCTTCCTTCTTTTGAATTCAAGGAACCTGCCAGCAATAGGATTGTACCCCAGGAAGCAGAAATGAGCATTCCGGAAATGGGCTTAAACCAGGAAATTGGAATGTCGTCCGAAACGAATATGGTCCAGGATAATAACGTTCCAGCCGAAATGCAACGCTCAATGGAAGCGGGCCGTAACGATAATCAACAGCAAAGGTTCAATAAATTGGACCGTAACAAACCCAAAGAAGATTATCTATGGGAATTTGAAGGTATTGTTGCTTGTGAAGGAGTATTGGAAATCATGCCTGATGGTTATGGCTTCCTTAGATCAGCGGATTATAATTACCTGAACTCCCCGGATGATGTCTACGTATCTCAATCACAAATCAAATTATTTGGATTGAAAACAGGCGACACCATTAAAGGTACGATCAGGCCTCCCAAAGATGGAGAAAAATATTTCCCTCTTGTGAAGGTTGAGTCCATTAATGGCCGAACTCCGGAGGAAATCAGGGACAGGATTCCATTTGATTATCTCACCCCACTTTTCCCTGAGAAAAAATTCAAATTAACCGGTCACCCCGGTGCTTCTTTCAGTACCAGGATCATTGACCTGTTTAGTCCTATTGGTAAAGGCCAGCGCGGACTTATTGTTTCCCAGCCCAAAACAGGGAAAACAGTACTGTTAAAAGAAATTGCCAATGCAATTGCATATAACCATCCTGAAGCTTATCTCATTGTCCTGCTGATTGATGAACGCCCTGAAGAAGTTACTGATATGCAGCGTTCGGTTAGGGCAGAAGTTATCGCTTCTACCTTCGATGAACCCGCCGACAGGCACGTGAAGATTGCTAACCTGGTGCTTGAAAAAGCAAAGCGCCTCACGGAATGTGGCCATGATGTGGTTATTCTGTTGGATTCTATCACCCGTCTGGCCAGGGCTTATAATACAGTTGCCCCTGCATCCGGAAAGGTGCTCTCTGGTGGCGTAGAAGCAAATGCTCTTCAAAAACCTAAACGTTTCTTCGGAGCTGCCCGCCAGATTGAAAATGGGGGTTCACTTACCATCATCGCCACAGCCTTGATCGAAACTGGTTCCAGGATGGATGAAGTAATTTTTGAAGAATTCAAGGGTACCGGTAATATGGAATTGCAACTCGACAGGAAATTATCCAATAAGAGGATGTTCCCTGCCGTTGATATAGTTGCTTCGAGCACACGTCGCGATGATCTCCTTCTTGAAAAGGATGTACTTCAACGCTTATGGATTCTGCGTAATCACCTTGCTGATATGAACCCAATTGAAGCTATGGAATTCCTCAAAGAAAGGATGAAATACACTGATACTAACGAAGAATTCCTCATTTCAATGAACAGTTAA
- a CDS encoding Rho termination factor N-terminal domain-containing protein has protein sequence MYDKSQLEEMLLTDLRDVAKNLNIRKSDSLKKQDLIYQILDHQAANPPQDLLEAEKKIQLSEREKHRKRIPREEINRPGKGEFEKQPRGRKPGIGVRDDKTISKEPRPVPPQVPFNRPDPIKTQVPELFNTPVESQPEQLPDLSTCCYTS, from the coding sequence ATGTACGATAAGAGTCAGCTCGAAGAGATGCTGCTAACTGATTTACGTGATGTAGCTAAGAACCTAAACATCCGTAAAAGTGATTCCCTAAAAAAACAAGACCTGATTTACCAGATTCTGGACCACCAGGCTGCAAATCCTCCGCAGGATCTCCTGGAGGCTGAAAAAAAGATTCAACTCTCCGAACGGGAGAAACATCGCAAACGTATCCCACGGGAGGAGATTAATCGTCCGGGTAAAGGCGAATTTGAGAAACAACCCAGAGGCAGAAAACCAGGTATCGGTGTCAGAGATGACAAAACTATTTCTAAAGAGCCTCGTCCGGTTCCTCCCCAGGTTCCATTTAACCGGCCTGACCCCATTAAAACTCAGGTTCCTGAATTATTCAACACTCCTGTTGAATCACAACCTGAACAGTTACCTGATCTTTCCACCTGTTGTTACACCTCCTGA